A DNA window from Streptomyces sp. 71268 contains the following coding sequences:
- a CDS encoding carotenoid oxygenase family protein: MSAAPHSPYLNGNFAPVADEVSVDDLPVTGVLPPELNGRYLRIGPNPTAPEETGRGHHWFVGRGMVHGVRLREGRAEWYRNRFVQGDVPEDSPNTNILAQGGRLLALVEGGGAPVSIAPDLDRMATWDADGALRAGFTAHPKTDPVTGETHAVNYLIRPGAEHLRYVVLDATGKATHAAELPVSGVPMIHDMALTATRVVVLDLPVSLSPDAVGRLAAGAPETGDALPMRWNEERPSRVGVLPRGGTAGQVTWCEAPRCYVFHVLNAYDVPGGSIVVDVVRYDTVFRDVFGGPADGLPALARWTIDPGRGTVSEQIMSDRGVEWPRINGEWLGRPHRYGWFGGVGPTSLRLSDDVNRDLGGSFEPGPLVKFDTTTGEASTHHFGAGRVTQEPTFVARPGARTEDDGWILSVVHDGNTDRGELVVLDAADVAAAPVARVHLPRRVPFGFHGNWIADDEIGG, encoded by the coding sequence ATGAGCGCCGCGCCCCACAGCCCCTACCTGAACGGCAACTTCGCCCCCGTCGCCGACGAGGTCAGCGTCGACGACCTGCCGGTGACCGGGGTGCTGCCCCCCGAACTGAACGGCCGCTACCTGCGGATCGGCCCCAACCCCACGGCGCCCGAGGAGACCGGTCGGGGCCACCACTGGTTCGTCGGGCGGGGCATGGTGCACGGCGTCCGCCTGCGCGAGGGGCGCGCCGAGTGGTACCGCAACCGGTTCGTGCAGGGTGACGTGCCCGAGGACTCGCCCAACACCAACATCCTGGCCCAGGGCGGCCGGCTCCTCGCGCTCGTCGAGGGCGGCGGGGCACCGGTGTCGATCGCCCCCGACCTGGACCGGATGGCGACCTGGGACGCCGACGGGGCGTTACGGGCCGGCTTCACCGCCCATCCGAAGACCGATCCGGTGACCGGCGAGACGCACGCCGTCAACTACCTGATCAGGCCCGGCGCCGAGCACCTGCGCTACGTCGTCCTGGACGCCACCGGAAAGGCGACGCACGCCGCCGAACTGCCCGTCTCCGGGGTGCCGATGATCCACGACATGGCGCTGACCGCCACCCGGGTCGTGGTGCTCGACCTGCCGGTCTCCCTGTCACCGGACGCCGTCGGCCGCCTGGCGGCGGGCGCACCGGAGACCGGTGACGCGCTCCCGATGCGCTGGAACGAGGAGCGCCCCTCGCGGGTGGGAGTGCTGCCGCGCGGTGGCACGGCCGGGCAGGTCACCTGGTGCGAGGCGCCGCGCTGCTACGTCTTCCACGTCCTCAACGCGTACGACGTGCCGGGCGGTTCGATCGTCGTGGACGTGGTCCGCTACGACACGGTCTTCCGCGACGTGTTCGGCGGGCCCGCCGACGGGCTGCCCGCCCTGGCCCGCTGGACCATCGACCCGGGCCGGGGGACCGTCTCCGAGCAGATCATGTCCGACCGCGGCGTCGAGTGGCCCCGGATCAACGGGGAGTGGCTCGGGCGCCCGCACCGCTACGGCTGGTTCGGCGGCGTCGGCCCCACCAGCCTGCGCCTGTCCGACGACGTCAACCGCGACCTCGGCGGCAGCTTCGAACCCGGCCCCCTGGTCAAGTTCGACACCACGACCGGCGAGGCGTCGACGCACCACTTCGGGGCCGGGCGCGTGACCCAGGAGCCGACGTTCGTGGCGCGACCCGGCGCCAGAACCGAGGACGACGGCTGGATTCTCTCGGTCGTCCACGACGGCAACACCGACCGTGGCGAACTGGTCGTGCTCGACGCCGCCGACGTCGCGGCGGCTCCCGTGGCACGCGTCCACCTGCCGCGACGTGTCCCCTTCGGGTTCCACGGCAACTGGATAGCCGACGACGAGATCGGCGGGTGA
- a CDS encoding PadR family transcriptional regulator: MPTFSASAYVVLGLLAQSGSATPYALDREIQQSIGHFWAFPRSQIYAEAARLVRHGLVVEEREDSGRRRRTLSLTPAGRDLLATWLTGPADRPTEIHDEGLLRLYFQQDGPSGADQVRRLAEQQLQAHRRKLAEYETILATAPARGEPPADPPGLGLTFQPPQAAALAYGLRFERMAIDFWSRVAERGADVVDPRVAVTEADDER; the protein is encoded by the coding sequence ATGCCAACGTTCTCCGCCAGCGCCTACGTCGTGCTCGGCCTCCTCGCGCAGTCGGGTTCCGCGACGCCATACGCGCTCGACCGCGAGATCCAGCAGAGCATCGGACATTTCTGGGCCTTCCCCAGGTCCCAGATCTACGCGGAGGCGGCCCGGCTCGTACGCCACGGGCTCGTCGTGGAGGAACGGGAGGACTCGGGGCGCCGGCGCCGGACGCTGTCGCTGACCCCGGCCGGGCGGGACCTGCTCGCCACGTGGCTCACGGGCCCGGCGGACCGACCCACGGAGATCCACGACGAGGGCTTGTTGCGGCTCTACTTCCAGCAGGACGGCCCGTCCGGCGCGGACCAGGTGCGACGCCTGGCCGAGCAGCAACTCCAGGCGCACCGCCGCAAGCTCGCCGAGTACGAGACGATCCTCGCCACGGCCCCGGCCCGGGGCGAGCCCCCGGCGGACCCTCCCGGGCTCGGCCTGACATTCCAGCCCCCGCAGGCCGCCGCCCTGGCGTACGGCCTGCGGTTCGAGCGGATGGCCATCGACTTCTGGTCACGGGTCGCCGAGCGCGGCGCCGACGTGGTGGACCCGCGCGTTGCGGTGACCGAGGCGGACGACGAGCGGTGA